Part of the Dehalococcoidia bacterium genome is shown below.
GGAAGGCGCGCATGAAGCCTGATCCCGTCGAATATGAAATCACAGACCACGCCGTGTTCGAAATTCAGAGGCGAGGCATTCCGCTGGACATGGTGCGAGCGATCGTGCACAAACCGGAACAGCGCTTGATGGTACGTGAGGGGCGAGAGGTATTTCAGTCTCGCGTACAGATGAGTGGCAAGAGATATCTCATCAGAGTGTTCGTGGATACCGATCGCGCTCCTGCTGAAGTGGTGACAGTCTACCGTACCAGCAAGATTGACAAGTATTGGAGGTGACCGCGATGAAAGTTACCTATGATCCCAAAACCGACACACTGAGCATGATTCTCAGAGAGAGAACGCCGGTTGCCGAAAGCGACGAAGACAAGCCCGGCGTCATTCTCGACTATGATGATGCCGGAAACCTGATATCGCTCGAAATCCTTGATGCTTCGTCCAGGGTGAGCGATATTCGCAAGATGGAATTCCAGATGGCGGCATAGCGGGAATCCTTAGTCGGCTTCACACAGCGGCG
Proteins encoded:
- a CDS encoding DUF2283 domain-containing protein, with the protein product MKVTYDPKTDTLSMILRERTPVAESDEDKPGVILDYDDAGNLISLEILDASSRVSDIRKMEFQMAA